The genomic window CGACTAGGTGGCGGCCGACTCGGTGGCGGCCGGCTAGGTGGCCGCCGGGCGGCCTGGCAGGATGCACGCCTGTGGAAGCAACCGAGGTGCGCAAGCTGGCCGAGCTCGAGGACACCCACTGGTGGTACCGGGAGCGCCGGCACCTGCTGGCCCGCGAGCTGCGTGGCCTGCGTCCGGGGACGGCGCTGGATGTCGGCGCCGCCGGCGGCGGGAACACCCGGGTGCTGCGCGACCTGGGCTGGCGCGCCACCGCGCTGGAGTACGGCGCCGAGGGAGCGGGCGTCGCGCAGGAGCGCGGCCTGGCCACCCTGCGCGGCGACGCGACGGCGCTGCCGGTGGCCGACGCGAGCCTGGACCTCGTCGTCGCCTTCGACGTCCTGGAGCACATCGAGGACGACGACGCCGCGGTGCGCGAGGTGCTGCGGGCGCTGCGTCCGGGCGGGCACTACATCGTCGCCGTGCCGTGCGACCCGAAGCTGTGGTCCGCGCACGACGAGGCCGTCGGGCACGTGCGCCGGTACACCCGACCCACCCTGACCACGCTCCTGGTGCGCAACGGCTTCGCCATCGGCCCGGTTCGTTCCTGGAACGTGCTGCTCCGCCCGGTCGTGGCGGTCCGGCGGCGCAGCAGCAGCGGCAGCGACCTCGAGCAGCTGCCCGGCATCGTGAACCACGGGCTGCGCGCGGTGATCACCGCGGAGCGCTACCTGCCGGTGCGTTCGCTGCCCGGCGTCTCGCTGCTGGTGGCGGCCCGACGTCCCTGATCGGGCGTTGTCGCCGCGAGCGAGTCGTAGGCGACGAAGTACGACGGCCGGCCCTGCATCTGGGTGTACATCCGCCCGACGTACTCACCGAGCATCCCGAGGCAGAGCAGCTGCACGGCGCCCACGGCGGCCACCGCGACGAACGTGGACGTCCAGCCGGGCGTGGTGTGCCCGGTCAGGAACGACCCGAGGGCGTAGACCAGCAGCGCGAGCGCGGCGACCCCGCCGACCAGGCCGAACCAGGTGGCCAGTCGCAAGGGCGCGGTGGAGAAGCCGGTGATGCTGTCGACGCTGAGCCGCAGCATCTTGGTGAACGGGTACTTCGAGCGACCGGCGGCCCGGGCGGCGCGCTGGTACCCCACCTCGGCGCTGGGGAAGCCCAGGGCCGGGACGACCAGCCGCAGCACCCGGTGGTGCTCCGGCAGCACGTTGACCGCGTCGACGGTCGCCCGGCTCATCAACCGGAAGTCTCCGGCGTGGGAGGGGCCACTGGTCCGCCCGATCCGGCCCATGACGCGGTAGAACGCGCTGGCCGTGCCGCGCTTGAACACCGAGTCGGTGCTGCGGTCCGTACGCACCCCGTAGACGACGTCCACGCCTTGCGAGCGTGCGGCCTGCAGCATCGCGGCGATGGACTCCGGCGGGTCCTGCAGGTCGGCGTCGATGCTCACCACCCAGTCACCGCGGGCCCGCGCCAGCCCGGCGGACAACGCCGCCTGGTGGCCGCTGTTGGCCCGCAACCGCACGACCCGCACGGCCGGCCACTCGCGCCGGATCCGCTCCAGCAGCACCGGCGTGGCGTCCTTGCTGCCGTCGTCGACGACCAGGACCTCGTACGTCTCGCCGATGTCGTCCAGCACCGGGCGCAGCTGCTCGGTGAACAACGGCAGCACCTCGGCCTCGTCGTAGACGGGGACGACGACGGACAGCACAGGCGCGTCGATGACTGCTCCTTCGAGGACGGTCGGGGCCTTCTGTCAGACTGTACGCGGACGAGCCCATCACCGACCGCGCGTCGGGCCCCCACGCCCGCGCTGCAACGAGGAGCCCACGATGTCGCAGGCCCTGGTCCTGGCGGCCACCACGCCCGAGCACCACACCGAGCTGCCGCTGCCGCCGTTGATGTACGGCGTGATCGCGATCACGGTGTTCATCGCGCTCCTCGGCCTGGTCTGGACCTTCCGCGGCAGCTCCAACAAGCACCACTGAGCCCGACCAGATGACCCCGGCGGACGGCGTGCGACGTCGGCTGGGCGTGATGGGCGGCACCTTCGACCCGATCCACCACGGCCACCTGGTGGCGGCCAGCGAGGTGTCCAGCGGGTTCGGTCTGGACGAGGTCGTGTTCGTCCCGACCGGCCAGCCCTGGCAGAAGGACCAGCGGGCGGTCAGCCCCGCCGAGCTGCGGTACCTGATGACGGTGATCGCCACCGCCTCCAACCCCGGTTTCACCGTCAGCCGGGTGGACGTCGACCGTCCGGGTCCGACGTACACGATCGACACGCTGCGTGACCTGCACGCCCAGCACCCCGACGCCGACCTGTTCTTCATCACCGGCGCGGACGCGCTGGCCGAGATCCTGTCCTGGAAGGACGTCGACGAGCTGTTCGAGCTCGCCCAGTTCGTCGCGGTGACCCGCCCCGGGCACGAGCTGAGCGGCGCGGGGCTCCCGGCGGACCGGGTGACGCTGTTCGAGGTGCCTGCCATGGCCATCTCGTCCACCGCCTGCCGGGAGCGGGTTCGGACCGGAATGCCGGTTTGGTACCTGGTCCCCGACGGTGTCGTCCAGTTCATCGGAAAATATGGGCTCTACCGAACGGGTGAATCTGCCGAGAGATAGAGGGTGGCAGATCTGCTCGTCTCCGGTGGCGACACCGAGCGTCCCTGGCAGCGCGTCCAGCCGGACCCTGACGGAGCCCCCGTGGGCGCCCTCAGCGGCTCGGCCGCGACGCCGACCCTGCATGCGCCCGACGACCCGCCCGACGACCCGGCCGGCGATCCCGGCGCAGGTCGTGGCATCGCGATCGCCGACGTCCCCGACTGGGTCGTCGAGCGGGTCGACCTGGTGACCTACCCGACGCGGATGGCTCGCCGTCGGGCGCTCGAGCAGGCCCAGGTCACCGACGGCTGGCAGCCCGACCCGCTGATCACCCCGCCGGTGCTCAACCTGGTCGAGGACGAGCTGTCGCGCGTGCTCGGCCGTCAGTACGAGCCCACCATGCAGCCCGAGCCCGACCCCCAGCCCGAGCCCGACCCCCAGCCCGAACCCGAGCCCCAGCCCGAGCCCCAGCTGGACATCCCCGCCCAGGCCGGGCCGCCGTCGTCCAGCCGCGCGACGCGGCCGGACCTGCTGCCCTCGGTCGCCCGCTCCCAGCGCGGCGCGCGTCGCCGGTCGCAGCGGCGCCGGTTGGCCGTGATCGCCGGCGCCGTCGCGGCGGTGCTCGCCGCCGTCGCGTCCGTGGTCGTGCTCACCCACGGGAGCTCCGACAAACCTGACGGCGCCGGCGCCGCCGCGGCGCCGTCCCAGCAGGTCGTGGCCCTCGCGCTGTCCGCGGGTGACCAGCTGACCGGGGTGTCGCTGCTCGCGGCCGGCCAGGGCGGGGCTCAGCAGGTGCTCGTCCCCAGCCGACTGCTTCTCGACGTCCCGGGGGCCGGCCGGCTCCCGGTGTCCCGCTCGCTCGCCCCCGGCGCCTCGGCCCCCGGTGCGGCGGTCGCCGACGCCCTGGACATCCGGGTCGCCGGCACGTGGGTGCTCAGCACGTCCGCGCTGGCCACCCTGGTGGACAGCGTCGGCGGCGTCAGCGTCGACGTCGACGTCGACGTCCCGAAGGGCTCCGGCGAGGGCGCCGCGATCGTGGCGTCCGCCGGCGACGACCAGCGGCTCAACGGCGCACAGGCCGCCGCGTACGCGCAGCTCCTGGTGGGCGACGAGCCCGAGGCCGTCCGGCTGGCCCGCCAGGAGCGGGTCGTGACCGCCCTGCTGGCCGCTCTGCCGGAGGACGACGCCCGTCGCCGCGCGTTCCTGGTCGGGCTGCCGGGGGCTCCGACGTCCGACGTGCTCAACGCCGTGGTCGCGGTCACCGGTGGGCTGCGCGAGGCGGCCGCGAGCAACGCGCTGCCCTCCACCGTGCTCCCCGTGCGCGACATCGACACCGGCGGTGACATCACCGCCTACGGGCTGGACGACGCGGCGGCTGCGGACGTGGTCAAGAGCCGGCTCGCCGGCGCACTGGTGCCCGTCCCGGCCGGCGGTCGGCTGATC from Angustibacter luteus includes these protein-coding regions:
- a CDS encoding class I SAM-dependent methyltransferase; protein product: MEATEVRKLAELEDTHWWYRERRHLLARELRGLRPGTALDVGAAGGGNTRVLRDLGWRATALEYGAEGAGVAQERGLATLRGDATALPVADASLDLVVAFDVLEHIEDDDAAVREVLRALRPGGHYIVAVPCDPKLWSAHDEAVGHVRRYTRPTLTTLLVRNGFAIGPVRSWNVLLRPVVAVRRRSSSGSDLEQLPGIVNHGLRAVITAERYLPVRSLPGVSLLVAARRP
- a CDS encoding glycosyltransferase family 2 protein yields the protein MSVVVPVYDEAEVLPLFTEQLRPVLDDIGETYEVLVVDDGSKDATPVLLERIRREWPAVRVVRLRANSGHQAALSAGLARARGDWVVSIDADLQDPPESIAAMLQAARSQGVDVVYGVRTDRSTDSVFKRGTASAFYRVMGRIGRTSGPSHAGDFRLMSRATVDAVNVLPEHHRVLRLVVPALGFPSAEVGYQRAARAAGRSKYPFTKMLRLSVDSITGFSTAPLRLATWFGLVGGVAALALLVYALGSFLTGHTTPGWTSTFVAVAAVGAVQLLCLGMLGEYVGRMYTQMQGRPSYFVAYDSLAATTPDQGRRAATSSETPGSERTGR
- the nadD gene encoding nicotinate-nucleotide adenylyltransferase, giving the protein MTPADGVRRRLGVMGGTFDPIHHGHLVAASEVSSGFGLDEVVFVPTGQPWQKDQRAVSPAELRYLMTVIATASNPGFTVSRVDVDRPGPTYTIDTLRDLHAQHPDADLFFITGADALAEILSWKDVDELFELAQFVAVTRPGHELSGAGLPADRVTLFEVPAMAISSTACRERVRTGMPVWYLVPDGVVQFIGKYGLYRTGESAER
- a CDS encoding LytR C-terminal domain-containing protein, with translation MADLLVSGGDTERPWQRVQPDPDGAPVGALSGSAATPTLHAPDDPPDDPAGDPGAGRGIAIADVPDWVVERVDLVTYPTRMARRRALEQAQVTDGWQPDPLITPPVLNLVEDELSRVLGRQYEPTMQPEPDPQPEPDPQPEPEPQPEPQLDIPAQAGPPSSSRATRPDLLPSVARSQRGARRRSQRRRLAVIAGAVAAVLAAVASVVVLTHGSSDKPDGAGAAAAPSQQVVALALSAGDQLTGVSLLAAGQGGAQQVLVPSRLLLDVPGAGRLPVSRSLAPGASAPGAAVADALDIRVAGTWVLSTSALATLVDSVGGVSVDVDVDVPKGSGEGAAIVASAGDDQRLNGAQAAAYAQLLVGDEPEAVRLARQERVVTALLAALPEDDARRRAFLVGLPGAPTSDVLNAVVAVTGGLREAAASNALPSTVLPVRDIDTGGDITAYGLDDAAAADVVKSRLAGALVPVPAGGRLIVLVQNGVGSPGLGDTARSKLVAHGLKYKGGGNIQGFGVTQSVVLIPDGSSTSRARGLAVAQALGLTESALRLSDSMPSVADVVAVLGADFART